One window of Methanothermobacter tenebrarum genomic DNA carries:
- a CDS encoding flippase translates to MSLTSSTSKLVKGSFLIMVSSLLFRVGGYIYRVFMTRLLGPEGYGLLGLTFPLQGIFQILSAGGLPPAIAKYIAQYKALNEDQMATQVLHTSLKLMIILGLSFSIIIFFIAPWLANDVFHKPLALYPIQAVSLITPFSVIVGAFRGAFQGIYRMEYVVVTRAIEQIFMIIFAVLFVMVGFYAAGAVIGTGFGFIASAVSAFVIYEKLLKDYLPPVDRENKLNFQEELGLMKVLLGFSIPVIITALSEMAIYDISVFAIGIFLATRAVGYYTAADPIARLPLIVSLSVATAVLPAASEASALKDKSLLETYVVQSYRLVLLFVLPLCVGIAIFSKPILELLFGGAFIYGAGALTILVVGMTFYTLFAVSASITQGIGYPRLPMYILLIGTLINLVLNVIMVPVYGIEGGALATTIATFIIMLLSLWKTFQITNVRLPYTSFWKITLASIITAIPLIIIPNTITGLIIALIVSSPIYVTALLAVKGFEKRDIRLMKRFSSRMGPLEGPINRLIDFIDKHTPR, encoded by the coding sequence ATGAGTTTGACAAGTAGCACATCAAAACTAGTGAAGGGCAGCTTCCTTATAATGGTCAGCAGCCTCCTTTTCAGAGTTGGAGGATACATATACAGAGTATTCATGACCAGATTGCTTGGACCTGAAGGTTATGGTCTTCTCGGCTTAACATTCCCCCTCCAGGGGATATTCCAAATACTCTCAGCTGGTGGTCTGCCACCAGCCATCGCAAAATATATCGCACAGTACAAGGCCCTCAATGAAGATCAGATGGCAACACAAGTCCTTCACACCTCTTTGAAGCTGATGATCATCCTTGGTCTTAGTTTTTCTATTATAATATTTTTCATAGCACCCTGGCTTGCAAATGATGTTTTCCATAAGCCCCTTGCACTGTATCCTATACAAGCTGTTTCACTTATCACACCATTTAGTGTTATCGTAGGCGCATTCAGGGGCGCCTTCCAGGGCATTTATAGGATGGAGTATGTTGTCGTGACACGGGCAATTGAACAAATATTCATGATAATATTCGCAGTCTTATTTGTAATGGTTGGTTTTTATGCGGCCGGGGCTGTTATAGGTACAGGTTTCGGTTTTATAGCATCTGCAGTTTCTGCATTTGTAATCTATGAAAAGTTACTTAAAGATTACCTTCCACCAGTTGATCGTGAGAACAAATTAAATTTCCAAGAAGAGTTAGGATTAATGAAAGTCCTTTTAGGTTTTTCCATCCCGGTAATTATAACAGCATTATCTGAAATGGCCATCTATGATATAAGTGTTTTTGCTATAGGCATATTCCTAGCGACTAGGGCTGTTGGTTATTATACTGCCGCGGATCCGATCGCAAGATTACCACTTATTGTCTCCCTTTCAGTTGCTACAGCTGTTTTACCAGCCGCTTCAGAAGCTTCAGCGCTTAAAGACAAGAGTTTGCTTGAAACTTATGTTGTGCAATCCTATAGGCTTGTACTGTTATTTGTCCTCCCATTATGTGTGGGTATTGCAATATTTTCAAAGCCTATCCTTGAACTTCTTTTTGGGGGTGCTTTCATTTATGGTGCTGGTGCGCTTACAATTCTTGTCGTTGGCATGACATTCTACACACTCTTCGCAGTATCTGCAAGCATCACCCAAGGAATAGGCTACCCACGTCTTCCAATGTACATATTATTGATAGGTACTCTCATAAACCTAGTACTTAACGTTATCATGGTACCAGTTTATGGTATTGAGGGGGGTGCTCTTGCAACAACCATCGCAACATTCATTATAATGCTACTTTCACTATGGAAAACGTTCCAAATCACCAATGTGAGACTACCATACACCTCATTTTGGAAGATAACACTAGCATCCATCATAACAGCCATCCCCCTCATCATAATACCCAATACAATAACAGGACTTATAATAGCACTTATAGTATCATCCCCAATATATGTAACAGCACTATTAGCCGTGAAAGGTTTCGAAAAAAGGGATATACGTTTGATGAAACGTTTCAGTTCAAGAATGGGGCCACTGGAGGGGCCGATCAACAGATTAATCGACTTTATCGATAAGCACACTCCCAGATAA
- a CDS encoding DUF354 domain-containing protein, whose protein sequence is MKVAVAAELAPAKTFIPLMERFDANYIALSHGKGVEELLEPYCQRIYSIGESRRSNGNKAFIATRILSDIKKAVKALRESKPEILLTCGNAGDVRKSIVAAKLLRIPVLHIEQDIYNPIEMIAFADIITAPSKEYKEYLETNYHLKNVKNIEGYPHALYVKNLKLEDPRIVKKRYNLHEFILAVLGGDLKTQDIPPLIRKLETLQENILLAPFRFDKKYIEKNITSQKIHVLEGFVDLPSLMKASKAMIYAAGMGVTIEASVLGVPSIKIAGFHRQHASIDLCEKIGIPIAKIEDIDSIIHDLKPPKSDYLLSTAEKSVEKLIKLLESSQPRGPRGGFKSFKKIWKARSKFK, encoded by the coding sequence ATGAAAGTGGCCGTCGCAGCTGAATTAGCACCAGCAAAAACATTCATACCATTAATGGAAAGATTTGACGCTAATTACATCGCTTTATCACATGGAAAAGGCGTTGAAGAGCTCCTAGAACCCTATTGTCAGAGGATATATTCCATCGGGGAGAGTAGACGGTCTAATGGTAACAAGGCCTTCATCGCGACTAGGATATTATCAGATATTAAAAAGGCTGTTAAAGCCTTAAGAGAAAGCAAACCCGAAATCCTTTTAACCTGCGGTAACGCGGGGGATGTGCGAAAAAGCATTGTAGCCGCCAAACTACTTAGAATACCAGTGTTACATATTGAACAGGACATTTATAATCCTATTGAGATGATAGCATTCGCAGACATTATAACAGCCCCCTCCAAGGAATATAAGGAATACCTTGAAACCAATTACCATCTAAAAAATGTGAAAAATATAGAAGGTTATCCCCATGCCCTTTACGTGAAAAATCTGAAACTTGAAGATCCAAGGATTGTTAAAAAAAGATACAACCTCCACGAATTCATACTTGCAGTGCTTGGAGGCGATTTGAAAACCCAAGATATCCCACCCCTAATCAGAAAATTAGAAACACTACAAGAGAATATCCTATTGGCACCCTTCAGATTTGATAAGAAATACATCGAAAAAAATATAACCTCCCAGAAGATCCATGTTTTAGAAGGCTTTGTTGATCTCCCAAGTTTAATGAAAGCCTCAAAGGCCATGATCTATGCTGCGGGCATGGGCGTCACAATAGAAGCAAGCGTCCTTGGAGTCCCCTCGATCAAAATTGCGGGATTTCATCGCCAACATGCGAGTATCGACCTCTGTGAAAAAATAGGCATACCCATAGCTAAAATAGAGGACATAGACTCCATCATACATGATCTAAAACCTCCAAAGTCGGACTATCTCCTTTCAACCGCAGAAAAGTCCGTTGAAAAACTGATCAAACTACTGGAAAGCTCCCAACCAAGGGGCCCCCGTGGCGGTTTTAAGAGTTTCAAAAAAATATGGAAAGCTCGATCAAAATTTAAGTAA
- a CDS encoding TOBE domain-containing protein — protein MLKENYKLKIKGKSIWIDNKKFRLLQSINEYKSIKRASEKSEIPYRTALLYIKRIEHALGEKIVSTRRGGSGGGGSSQLTRIGEYIIREYRKMQVLVRKSAFNEIRGIINDIKVDDRIIEIKAGENIIKAPLKEKFEKGEKVILLIHPEDIILMDKKYETSARNVIKTKIKSIKSAGNILKVKLKTDNIELTGYITKQALDELKLEIGKEVFAGFKATAIELIKP, from the coding sequence ATGCTAAAAGAAAACTACAAATTAAAAATAAAAGGAAAGAGCATTTGGATCGATAATAAAAAGTTCAGATTACTCCAATCAATAAATGAATACAAGTCGATAAAAAGGGCCTCTGAAAAATCAGAAATCCCCTATAGGACAGCGCTCTTATATATAAAAAGGATAGAACATGCACTCGGTGAAAAAATTGTTTCAACAAGAAGAGGCGGGAGTGGTGGAGGGGGAAGCAGCCAGCTTACCAGGATAGGTGAATATATAATACGAGAATACCGTAAAATGCAAGTACTAGTTAGAAAAAGTGCATTTAACGAAATTAGAGGAATCATCAATGACATAAAAGTAGATGATAGGATCATCGAAATTAAAGCCGGTGAAAATATTATAAAAGCCCCATTAAAGGAAAAATTCGAAAAGGGGGAAAAGGTAATCCTATTAATACATCCAGAGGACATAATACTCATGGACAAAAAATATGAAACAAGCGCAAGAAACGTTATAAAAACCAAGATTAAATCCATCAAATCCGCAGGCAATATACTGAAGGTTAAATTAAAAACAGATAACATAGAGTTAACAGGTTATATAACAAAACAGGCCCTGGATGAGCTGAAGTTAGAAATTGGCAAGGAAGTCTTCGCAGGATTCAAGGCGACAGCCATAGAACTCATAAAACCATGA
- a CDS encoding flavodoxin family protein yields MDVIGICGSPRKQATEYVLKKALNTLENEGYETEFFTVRGKDLSPCKHCDYCLKKKECINKDDMYTLYDLLPRARGILIATPVYNGGLSAQTKIIIDRCRALNMKDYDILRGKTGMAIAVGGDRAGGQELAIQQIHTFYIANGVIPVSGGAFGANLGACFWSKDTLEGVKKDKEGFRSLQKTLKMFIRFLEKE; encoded by the coding sequence ATGGATGTAATCGGCATATGCGGAAGCCCACGAAAACAAGCCACAGAATACGTGCTGAAAAAAGCCCTTAACACGCTAGAAAATGAAGGATACGAAACGGAATTTTTCACTGTCAGAGGAAAAGACCTAAGTCCATGTAAACACTGCGATTATTGTTTAAAGAAAAAAGAGTGCATAAACAAGGATGATATGTACACCCTCTATGATCTCCTCCCAAGGGCAAGGGGCATATTAATCGCCACACCTGTTTACAATGGTGGGCTAAGCGCCCAAACCAAGATTATAATAGACAGATGCCGAGCACTCAACATGAAAGATTATGATATTCTCCGTGGAAAAACCGGAATGGCAATCGCCGTTGGCGGTGACAGAGCCGGGGGACAGGAACTCGCAATCCAACAAATACACACATTCTATATAGCAAATGGCGTGATACCAGTAAGCGGAGGAGCCTTCGGAGCAAACCTCGGCGCATGTTTCTGGTCAAAAGACACGCTGGAAGGGGTTAAAAAGGACAAAGAAGGATTCAGAAGCCTCCAGAAGACCCTTAAAATGTTCATAAGATTCTTGGAAAAAGAATAA
- a CDS encoding oligosaccharide repeat unit polymerase family protein, with protein sequence MFKNKDIFSPYIIIVAIIAYLLMAYVAFHYKIRGLNFPSPISIIYISIGSLFYILGVLTSSNLKSSLSPKVKIEFSHRYEPLLLIIAILSIILVAWNLYNVGGIPLFSGYLKAKALTGIWFISYLLFLLSINLLLARFKKDYYYGLFILGLTLFALTGYRTTTVVILLSVLINLYYTRNIPLRQLTIIGILTISLTIIIGYIAVKSIEWQHWTLNPIELFFYRAGYTLTVFDRLIQFEGATRGKLLYSTLTGFLTSTDPRIIVGTTVLGYKHSSTSTIFGPATLDFGFFAMIIQMFIIGLILGLLHTIQKIKKDFFTALYAIILAHTLVWIETGPTDLVVWIFYLMAVAVIIKEACHESGRRS encoded by the coding sequence ATGTTCAAGAACAAAGATATTTTTTCACCATATATCATAATAGTTGCAATCATAGCATATCTTCTAATGGCATATGTAGCATTCCATTATAAAATCAGAGGCCTAAATTTCCCATCACCAATTTCCATAATCTATATTAGTATAGGTTCACTATTTTACATTTTAGGAGTTTTAACATCCTCAAATCTCAAATCATCCCTATCTCCAAAGGTTAAAATCGAATTCAGCCACCGCTATGAACCACTTTTATTAATTATCGCAATACTATCCATAATATTAGTAGCATGGAACCTGTACAACGTTGGTGGCATACCATTATTTAGCGGATACCTTAAAGCCAAGGCCCTCACCGGAATCTGGTTCATATCCTATCTTTTATTTTTGCTTTCCATAAACCTCCTATTGGCCAGATTCAAGAAGGACTACTATTATGGGCTCTTCATCCTTGGACTAACTTTGTTCGCCCTAACAGGATATAGGACAACCACAGTAGTCATATTACTCAGTGTACTTATAAACCTCTATTATACAAGGAACATTCCCTTGAGGCAGCTTACCATCATCGGAATCCTTACAATTTCCCTTACCATTATCATAGGTTACATCGCAGTTAAGTCGATAGAATGGCAACATTGGACCTTAAATCCCATAGAATTATTCTTTTACCGTGCAGGTTATACATTAACAGTCTTTGACCGTTTAATCCAATTCGAAGGTGCTACACGGGGCAAATTATTATATTCCACCCTAACAGGATTTCTCACATCCACTGATCCCAGGATCATTGTAGGGACAACAGTCCTAGGCTATAAACATTCAAGCACCTCAACAATCTTTGGACCCGCAACACTAGACTTCGGCTTTTTCGCAATGATCATACAAATGTTCATCATAGGCTTAATCCTTGGCCTACTCCATACAATCCAAAAAATCAAAAAAGATTTCTTCACCGCTTTATACGCGATAATATTAGCTCACACTCTAGTATGGATCGAAACAGGCCCAACAGATCTTGTAGTGTGGATATTCTATTTAATGGCTGTGGCCGTGATAATAAAGGAGGCATGTCATGAAAGTGGCCGTCGCAGCTGA
- the hisB gene encoding imidazoleglycerol-phosphate dehydratase HisB: protein MMRKAQKSRKTRETEVKVDMNLDGEGNYIIDTGLKFFDHMLESFTIHGLFDLEVKVRGDLEVDDHHTIEDVGITLGRAFKEALSDKRGIKRIAHAIVPMDESIAMVAVDLGGRAYTVLDMEFEREKVGDISTENIPHFIDSFAKNAQINIHARVRGGNDHHKIEALFKALAISLRSASKIEHQKIPSTKGYL, encoded by the coding sequence ATTATGAGAAAGGCCCAGAAATCGAGGAAAACCCGTGAAACCGAGGTTAAAGTGGATATGAATTTGGATGGTGAAGGGAATTATATAATCGACACAGGACTCAAATTCTTCGATCATATGTTAGAATCTTTCACAATACATGGATTATTCGATCTTGAAGTAAAGGTGAGGGGGGATTTAGAAGTTGATGACCACCACACCATCGAAGATGTGGGGATAACACTCGGCAGGGCCTTCAAAGAAGCCCTATCAGATAAGAGGGGTATAAAGAGAATTGCCCATGCAATAGTGCCGATGGATGAATCCATTGCAATGGTAGCAGTCGACCTTGGAGGAAGAGCATACACCGTCCTTGATATGGAATTTGAAAGGGAGAAGGTTGGTGATATTTCAACGGAGAACATTCCACATTTCATTGATTCATTTGCAAAAAATGCCCAGATAAACATCCATGCAAGAGTCCGCGGAGGGAATGATCATCATAAAATAGAAGCTCTTTTCAAAGCACTTGCAATTTCACTAAGAAGTGCCTCGAAAATCGAACACCAAAAAATACCAAGTACAAAGGGCTATTTATAA
- a CDS encoding 4Fe-4S dicluster domain-containing protein yields the protein MKIIIDLEKCTGCGKCKEACPKGGKIWTIDKKRKVAIPSNLEYCHLCIICASKCPEEAIRIIRDDNYEKGPEIEENP from the coding sequence ATGAAGATAATCATAGACCTTGAAAAATGTACAGGTTGCGGGAAATGCAAAGAAGCCTGCCCCAAGGGCGGTAAAATATGGACAATAGACAAGAAAAGGAAAGTAGCAATCCCATCTAACCTTGAATATTGTCACCTTTGCATTATCTGCGCAAGCAAATGCCCCGAGGAGGCTATAAGAATAATAAGGGATGATAATTATGAGAAAGGCCCAGAAATCGAGGAAAACCCGTGA
- a CDS encoding F420-dependent methylenetetrahydromethanopterin dehydrogenase, translating into MVAKIGVLKCGNLGTSPVIDLVLDERADRPNVEIRVMGSGTKMNPEDIEFVVPKMLELDRDFVIFISPNPGAPGPARARELLSEADVPAMIVGDAPGLRVKDEIEEQGLGYIIVKADSMIGARREFLDPTEMAAFNADLMKVLALTGAYRVVHNTIDAMIADVEAGKEIELPQLVITRDVAVEAADFKNPYAKAKAMAAYEIATKVADIDVEGCFMVQDPEKYIPIVASAHEMMSTAAKLAEEAREIEKSNDTVKRTPHGKEGETLSKEKLLEKPS; encoded by the coding sequence ATGGTTGCAAAGATCGGTGTACTAAAATGTGGAAACCTTGGGACATCCCCAGTGATTGACCTAGTACTTGATGAAAGAGCTGACAGACCAAATGTCGAGATCCGTGTAATGGGATCAGGGACTAAAATGAACCCTGAAGATATAGAATTCGTAGTCCCCAAAATGCTCGAACTAGACAGAGACTTTGTCATATTCATAAGCCCAAACCCAGGGGCGCCAGGACCAGCAAGGGCAAGAGAACTACTCTCTGAAGCCGACGTACCCGCAATGATAGTGGGAGATGCCCCAGGCCTCCGCGTGAAAGATGAAATCGAAGAACAAGGACTCGGGTACATTATAGTCAAAGCAGACTCCATGATAGGTGCAAGAAGAGAATTCCTAGACCCAACTGAGATGGCAGCATTCAATGCAGACTTAATGAAAGTACTCGCATTAACAGGCGCATACAGGGTAGTCCACAACACAATCGACGCCATGATAGCTGATGTAGAAGCTGGAAAAGAAATTGAACTACCACAGCTTGTAATTACAAGAGACGTGGCAGTCGAAGCCGCAGACTTCAAAAACCCATATGCAAAGGCAAAGGCCATGGCAGCATATGAAATAGCAACAAAAGTCGCTGACATCGACGTTGAAGGATGCTTCATGGTACAAGACCCAGAAAAATACATCCCAATAGTAGCCTCTGCACACGAAATGATGTCAACAGCCGCAAAACTAGCAGAAGAAGCAAGAGAAATAGAAAAATCCAACGACACCGTGAAGAGAACACCACACGGAAAAGAAGGAGAAACACTATCCAAGGAAAAACTGCTCGAGAAACCTTCATAA
- a CDS encoding bifunctional 5,6,7,8-tetrahydromethanopterin hydro-lyase/3-hexulose-6-phosphate synthase — MYRISEALIGKGNEVAHIDLIIGDKEGIVGSAFATGLTNISIGHTPLLSVIRPNLMTKPATLMIPKVTIGCLEDANKVFGPAQTAVARAVADAVEEGIIPKEKVEDLVIIVSVFIHPEAEDYQKIYHYNYGATKLAIRRAMEGYPSIEKILSEKDRGVHPVMGFKPIRLWNPPYLQVALDLESVEEMERVVDVLPPRERILLEAGTPLVKKFGVGIVNRIRKLRKDAFIIADLKTLDVGRMEVKMAADETADAVAISGLATKATIEKAVHEARKQGIYSILDMMNVENVAEKLEELRYKPEIVLLHKNIDVGAAEVSEWGDIPKIKEIIGERGLVAVAGGITPSKTRRALESGADIIVVGRYITGSKDPRRAAEDFLEELPPDPDTMRLPHEEDEPI, encoded by the coding sequence ATGTATAGGATTAGTGAAGCGCTGATAGGAAAAGGCAATGAAGTCGCCCATATAGATCTTATAATAGGGGATAAGGAAGGTATTGTAGGCTCGGCCTTTGCAACCGGACTTACAAATATTTCAATCGGCCACACGCCCTTGCTTTCTGTTATAAGGCCCAATCTAATGACAAAACCCGCAACATTAATGATACCAAAGGTGACCATTGGATGTTTGGAAGATGCTAATAAAGTATTCGGGCCTGCTCAGACAGCTGTTGCAAGGGCTGTTGCAGATGCCGTGGAAGAGGGGATAATACCAAAGGAGAAGGTTGAAGATCTGGTCATAATTGTGAGTGTTTTCATCCATCCAGAGGCGGAGGATTACCAGAAAATCTACCATTATAATTATGGGGCGACAAAACTTGCAATAAGAAGGGCCATGGAAGGTTACCCATCAATTGAAAAGATCCTTTCTGAAAAGGATAGGGGTGTGCATCCTGTTATGGGGTTCAAGCCTATAAGATTATGGAACCCACCATATTTACAAGTGGCGTTGGATCTTGAAAGTGTTGAAGAAATGGAGAGGGTGGTGGATGTTCTCCCACCACGTGAAAGGATACTGCTCGAGGCGGGCACGCCACTTGTCAAAAAGTTTGGTGTAGGGATCGTGAATAGGATACGGAAACTGAGAAAGGACGCGTTTATAATAGCAGATCTTAAAACTTTAGATGTTGGTAGGATGGAAGTTAAGATGGCGGCTGATGAAACAGCGGATGCTGTTGCCATATCAGGACTTGCAACAAAAGCAACAATTGAGAAAGCTGTCCATGAAGCGCGAAAACAGGGCATATATTCTATCCTTGATATGATGAATGTTGAAAATGTCGCAGAAAAACTTGAAGAACTTAGATACAAGCCCGAGATCGTACTTTTACATAAGAATATTGATGTTGGAGCAGCAGAAGTTTCAGAATGGGGTGACATCCCAAAGATAAAGGAGATCATCGGTGAAAGAGGATTAGTTGCTGTGGCGGGTGGAATAACACCATCCAAGACAAGAAGAGCCCTTGAAAGTGGTGCTGATATAATAGTTGTTGGAAGGTATATAACTGGATCCAAGGATCCGCGAAGAGCAGCAGAGGATTTCTTAGAGGAATTGCCACCAGATCCTGACACAATGAGATTACCACATGAAGAAGATGAGCCAATCTAG
- a CDS encoding NAD(P)/FAD-dependent oxidoreductase → MFDVIIVGAGPGGLIAADKLADHLKVLVVDKGRDMDKRYCPALKDGICRRCSPCNIMCGLGGAGGLSDGKLNLRPDIGGNLEEFVDTKKAWELVKEVDNFFLKHGAPEELYSPEEKEVEKILKKSAAAGINFIPIIQRHIGSDKTPMVLKSIKEDLEKRGVKFLLETRALDIITKNGKVEGLKVQDKNGKENIIKCRFLILAPGRSGSMWLAEQMKKLSIPIKYNPVDIGVRVEIPSIVMEDITRISWDPKFHIITKSYDDFVRTFCVCNKGFVVEEAYDDFKGVNGHSMRTKTSDNTNFAFLVKVELTEPVENTSAYALSIAKISNTLGGGKPIIQRLGDLRRGRRSTWKRLKRSPVKPTLKDVTPGDIALVLPYRIVLDIIEGLEALDKVIPGVASDYTLLYAPEIKLYAMRIEVDKNMKTPIKGLYAVGDGAGVSRGIVGAAATALIAAEHISKF, encoded by the coding sequence GTGTTTGATGTGATAATAGTCGGCGCCGGACCCGGGGGACTAATCGCCGCAGACAAACTAGCAGACCATTTAAAGGTTCTAGTAGTCGATAAAGGAAGAGACATGGACAAACGATACTGTCCAGCCCTAAAAGATGGCATATGTAGAAGATGTTCCCCCTGTAACATAATGTGCGGCCTCGGAGGAGCCGGCGGATTATCAGATGGGAAACTAAACCTAAGACCAGACATTGGAGGCAACCTAGAAGAATTCGTAGACACCAAGAAAGCATGGGAACTTGTAAAAGAAGTTGACAATTTCTTCCTCAAACATGGAGCCCCAGAAGAATTATATTCGCCCGAAGAAAAAGAAGTGGAGAAGATTTTGAAAAAATCAGCTGCAGCTGGTATAAATTTTATCCCTATCATCCAAAGGCATATAGGATCTGATAAGACGCCCATGGTCCTAAAATCTATAAAGGAAGACCTTGAAAAAAGGGGTGTGAAATTCCTCCTAGAAACAAGGGCATTAGATATTATCACAAAAAATGGGAAAGTAGAAGGGCTCAAAGTCCAAGATAAGAATGGGAAGGAGAATATTATAAAATGTAGGTTTTTAATTCTTGCACCTGGAAGATCTGGTTCCATGTGGCTTGCAGAGCAAATGAAAAAACTTTCAATCCCCATAAAGTACAATCCAGTGGATATCGGGGTAAGGGTCGAAATCCCAAGTATAGTAATGGAGGATATCACAAGGATAAGCTGGGACCCGAAATTCCATATTATAACAAAAAGCTACGACGACTTTGTAAGAACATTCTGCGTCTGCAACAAAGGATTCGTAGTTGAAGAAGCCTACGACGACTTCAAGGGAGTTAACGGACATTCAATGCGCACAAAAACATCTGATAATACCAATTTCGCATTTTTAGTTAAAGTTGAACTTACAGAGCCAGTTGAAAACACATCTGCATACGCCCTTTCAATTGCGAAAATATCTAATACACTTGGTGGGGGTAAACCAATAATACAAAGATTAGGAGACCTTAGAAGGGGGAGAAGATCCACTTGGAAGAGATTAAAAAGGAGTCCGGTGAAGCCAACACTAAAAGATGTAACACCTGGAGACATTGCACTAGTCCTACCCTACAGGATAGTCCTCGATATAATAGAAGGCCTAGAAGCACTTGATAAGGTCATACCAGGGGTGGCCTCAGATTATACATTACTATATGCCCCTGAAATAAAACTTTATGCAATGAGAATAGAAGTAGACAAAAACATGAAAACGCCAATCAAAGGATTATATGCTGTAGGAGATGGAGCAGGAGTTTCTAGGGGCATTGTAGGCGCTGCAGCCACGGCACTCATAGCCGCAGAACATATAAGTAAATTTTAA
- a CDS encoding TrpB-like pyridoxal phosphate-dependent enzyme — translation MNKIILDEKELPKKWYNINSDLPVPLPEPKNPEEKDNISKLPQMFSSGVLEQEMSMERWIKIPKEIREIYKRIGRPTPLFRAKGLEKMLDTPARIYYKREDYSPTGSHKLNTAIAQAYYAKKDGAERLTTETGAGQWGSALSLACSLMGLECKVYMVRVSYNQKPYRKTIMQIYGAEIVPSPSTDTEFGRKILKENPEHPGSLGIAISEAIEEALQNEKAYYSLGSVLNHVLLHQTVIGLELKKQLEIAEETPDIMIGCVGGGSNFGGTILPFVKDKIDGKLDCEFIASEPVACPTLTQGEYRYDYGDTAGMTPLLKMYTLGHDFIPPSVHAGGLRYHGMAPQIALLVKEKIVKARAVSQKSVFESGVTFAKAEGVIPAPETCHAIKVAIDEAKKCKKTGEEKTIVINFSGHGLLDLQGYEDYLTGTLPENNK, via the coding sequence ATGAACAAGATAATACTAGATGAAAAAGAATTACCAAAAAAATGGTATAACATTAACTCAGACCTACCAGTACCATTACCAGAACCAAAAAACCCCGAAGAAAAAGACAACATAAGTAAATTACCCCAGATGTTCTCAAGTGGCGTGCTAGAACAAGAAATGTCCATGGAAAGATGGATAAAAATCCCAAAAGAAATTAGAGAAATTTACAAGAGAATAGGAAGGCCAACACCACTATTCAGGGCAAAAGGCCTCGAAAAAATGCTAGACACACCCGCCAGAATATACTACAAAAGAGAAGACTACTCACCAACAGGAAGCCACAAACTCAACACAGCAATAGCACAAGCATACTATGCGAAAAAAGACGGTGCAGAAAGACTTACAACAGAGACAGGAGCGGGACAATGGGGGAGCGCATTATCCCTTGCATGTTCACTAATGGGCCTAGAATGCAAAGTATACATGGTAAGAGTATCATACAACCAAAAACCTTATAGAAAAACAATAATGCAAATCTATGGAGCTGAAATCGTACCATCACCAAGCACAGACACAGAATTCGGGCGGAAAATATTAAAGGAAAACCCCGAACATCCAGGATCCCTCGGTATAGCAATATCAGAGGCCATAGAAGAGGCACTACAAAACGAAAAGGCATACTACTCCCTCGGTAGCGTACTGAACCATGTACTCCTACACCAGACCGTCATAGGATTAGAATTAAAAAAACAACTTGAAATCGCAGAAGAGACCCCAGACATCATGATCGGATGTGTTGGTGGAGGAAGCAACTTCGGCGGAACAATACTGCCCTTCGTAAAAGATAAAATAGATGGAAAGCTCGACTGCGAATTCATAGCATCAGAACCCGTAGCCTGCCCAACCCTCACCCAAGGAGAGTACCGCTACGATTACGGTGACACAGCAGGAATGACACCCCTACTTAAGATGTACACACTAGGACATGACTTCATACCACCCTCAGTACACGCAGGTGGCCTACGATACCATGGAATGGCGCCACAAATCGCACTACTAGTAAAAGAAAAGATAGTGAAAGCACGAGCCGTTAGCCAAAAATCAGTATTTGAAAGTGGTGTGACATTTGCAAAGGCAGAGGGTGTTATACCAGCACCAGAAACATGCCACGCGATAAAAGTGGCAATCGACGAAGCCAAAAAATGTAAAAAAACCGGCGAAGAAAAGACGATAGTAATCAACTTCTCAGGACACGGACTATTAGACCTCCAAGGATACGAAGACTACCTCACAGGCACCCTACCAGAAAACAACAAATAA